Genomic segment of Rhodocaloribacter litoris:
GGCCGATATGCTGAATAGGCCGCGCAGCCCCGGTATCGGGGCGGCCTCGATGACGGAGTACCCACCAGCTTGAACGGCAGGATTTTTCGGATGGATACGAAACGGAGCGAGTTGTTGGGCCGGCAGCAGCGTGCCGTGCCGCGGGCACCGGAGGCGGACGGGCCGGCTGTGCGGGATCGCCTGCGGGCGGTACGGCCGGCGGCGGTGGTGGACCGGCCCGAGGTGCCGCCGCTGCCCGAGATCTGCCGCACCGTGGCCGACTCGATTCCCTACTCGCTCTACGGCGAGGAACGGCTCCATTTCCTGGCCGACCAGGTGCGCGTCCTGCCCGACCGGGAGAAGACCGCCCTGCGCCTGCATGTCGAGTTCTTCGTCCGCCACATGCTGGAGGTGGGCGCCAGCGACATCGACGCCGGCGGGCCGGCCTGCAACGGCTTCATCTGGTACCGCGTCGACGGCGACAAGCGGCCCGACGAGCGGATGGGGCGCTATCACGTCGACGAGACCAACGTCCTCTTTCTGAACCTGCTCACCGAGCGGCAGCGCGAGGTGCTCTTCGAGGAAGGCGCCGTCGACTTCTCGTTTCAGCTCCCGGTCGAGGGCCGGGACGGGCGGCCGCGGCGCTTCCGTGCCACGCTCTACTACGATATGGAGCACCTCGGCCTCAACATGCGCGCCATCAGCGACGAGTTGCGGTCCCTGCGCTCCCTGGGTTTCCACCCGATCATCGAGCACGGCGTCATGTTCCGCCACGTGCGCGACGGCCTCACCCTCGTCACCGGCGTCACCGGCTCCGGTAAGAGCACCACGCTCGACGCCATCGTCGATGCCAACAACAAGGACTTTCCCGGCCATATCGTCATCATCGGTAAGCCCATCGAGTACATGCACGTCTCCAAGATGTGCATCGTGCGGCATCGTGAAGTGGGCAACGACGTGCGCACCTTCAAGGACGGCATCGTGCAGGCCCTGCGCCAGGACCCCGACATCGTGGTCATCGGCGAGATGCGTGACCCGGAGACGATCTCGGCCGCCCTCGAGATCACGGACTCCGGGCACAAGGTCTTCTCCACGCTGCACACCTCCTCGGCCGTCGAAAGCATCGACCGTATCATCGGCGAGTATCCGCCGGAGGAGCAGAACCGCGTCCGCAACCGCCTGGCCGACGTGCTGCGGTGCGTCGTCTCGCAGAAGCTCTGCCCGAAGGTCGGCGGCGGGCGGGTGCTGGCCAAGGAGGTGCTCTGGATGACCCCCTCGGTCCGGGCCGCCATCAAGAACGAGAACACCAACGAGATCTACCAGATGATGTGGGAAGGCGGCAACCAGGGACAGATCACCCTGGAGCAGGATCTCTTCCGCCTGATGCGGCAGGGGCTCATCACCGCCGAAACCGCCATGAACTATGCCAACAACAAGCGGCGCCTGCA
This window contains:
- a CDS encoding type IV pilus twitching motility protein PilT, with translation MDTKRSELLGRQQRAVPRAPEADGPAVRDRLRAVRPAAVVDRPEVPPLPEICRTVADSIPYSLYGEERLHFLADQVRVLPDREKTALRLHVEFFVRHMLEVGASDIDAGGPACNGFIWYRVDGDKRPDERMGRYHVDETNVLFLNLLTERQREVLFEEGAVDFSFQLPVEGRDGRPRRFRATLYYDMEHLGLNMRAISDELRSLRSLGFHPIIEHGVMFRHVRDGLTLVTGVTGSGKSTTLDAIVDANNKDFPGHIVIIGKPIEYMHVSKMCIVRHREVGNDVRTFKDGIVQALRQDPDIVVIGEMRDPETISAALEITDSGHKVFSTLHTSSAVESIDRIIGEYPPEEQNRVRNRLADVLRCVVSQKLCPKVGGGRVLAKEVLWMTPSVRAAIKNENTNEIYQMMWEGGNQGQITLEQDLFRLMRQGLITAETAMNYANNKRRLQQLMGS